One region of Rhodocaloribacter litoris genomic DNA includes:
- the panC gene encoding pantoate--beta-alanine ligase: MKLIRTVEAMQAEADGARRAGRRLALVPTMGALHEAHLALVREARHHADHLTVSIFVNPTQFAPGEDFDRYPRTLEADLEKLEALGGVEVVFAPDERAMYPGGQAAHRTWVVVQGLDEHLCGRFRPGHFRGVATVVAKLFLACKPHVAVFGLKDAQQFLILRRMVHDLNFDVEMVGVPTVREPDGLALSSRNVYLTPEERAQAVVLSRAVEEARRLAGAGEQRVTLLVEAMRRALAEAPLARVQYAEVVDAETLQPVDLLQPGREALAAVAVFFGNTRLIDNAFIRVPPG; encoded by the coding sequence ATGAAGCTCATTCGCACGGTGGAGGCCATGCAGGCCGAGGCGGACGGGGCGCGGCGGGCGGGGCGTCGTCTGGCGCTTGTGCCCACGATGGGTGCGTTGCACGAAGCCCACCTGGCCCTCGTCCGGGAAGCCCGTCACCATGCCGATCACCTGACGGTTTCCATCTTCGTCAACCCCACCCAGTTTGCTCCGGGGGAGGATTTTGACCGCTATCCGCGCACGCTGGAAGCCGATCTGGAGAAGCTGGAGGCGCTGGGGGGGGTGGAAGTCGTTTTCGCGCCGGATGAACGGGCGATGTACCCGGGCGGGCAGGCGGCGCACCGGACGTGGGTCGTCGTGCAGGGGCTGGACGAGCATCTGTGCGGGCGTTTCCGGCCCGGGCATTTTCGCGGGGTTGCCACGGTGGTCGCCAAGCTGTTTCTGGCCTGCAAGCCGCACGTGGCCGTTTTCGGGCTCAAGGATGCACAGCAGTTCCTGATCCTGCGCCGGATGGTGCACGACCTCAACTTCGACGTGGAGATGGTGGGGGTACCGACGGTGCGGGAGCCGGACGGGCTGGCGCTTTCCTCCCGGAACGTCTATCTGACGCCGGAAGAGCGGGCGCAGGCGGTGGTGCTCTCGAGGGCCGTGGAGGAGGCCCGGCGCCTGGCCGGGGCGGGGGAACAGCGGGTGACCCTGCTTGTTGAAGCGATGCGCCGCGCGCTGGCCGAAGCCCCGCTGGCCCGGGTGCAGTATGCCGAGGTCGTCGATGCCGAGACGCTGCAGCCGGTCGACCTCCTGCAGCCGGGCCGGGAAGCCCTGGCCGCCGTCGCGGTCTTCTTCGGCAACACGCGCCTCATCGACAATGCGTTCATCCGCGTGCCGCCCGGCTGA